ATATCTATTATTTTTAAAGATCTATATGATAAACAAATTAGTGCTAATGTTACAAATATAAAATTAAAAACTACTAATAATCCATTTGAAGTTATAAATGAAGCTATTATTTTTATTGAATTTAAAAATACTTCAACTAGTAAAACTAAAACTAATAAAATTAAGTTTACTGGTTTAAATACTAAAAACACAGTTGATAATTCAGGTCATAAAGTTTTAGATGAACTAGCATACTTTAATGGTGAAGCTGGATATACTAACTATACTAATTTAAGTCAAAAAGAAAGATTTAAATTTGATAATGATAAGTATATAAAAAGATTAGAGTCTGAATTTGGTGGTTCTAATATTGATATACAAAAATTTAGAGGTTTAGAAACTAATCAAGATAATATAAATAATTTTGATAAGCAAGCTGAATCAAGTAATTTTGATACTTATTATAATGCTGCTTTAAAAGGATTTACTTTACCTGTTTATAAAGATGGTAAGGTTAGCGGATTAAAAATTAATGATGCCTCAGAAACTATAAAAGGACCATCACCAATTGATTCATTAGGTAGAAATCAAAAAGCAAAAACTAATGGATTAGCTAGAACTATACCAAATAAAACCTATAAAACTGCTGCTATTCAAACTTTTCAAGTAAGCTTTAAAGGCTGAAAAGATTATGCTCAAGAAATAGCTGAAGCACAATATTATATAAAGTTGTTTGAAAAATGAACTGATGAGCAAATCAAAGCTTATATTGATAGACAATTATGACAATTAGAACAAAATCTTAAATATGATTTAAATTTAGTAGAAAAAGATATTGCTACAACTAGATCTGATTTAACTGGAGTAATTGCTGAACATAACAAAAAAAAGGCACGAATTCAATCTGAATTTGAACAAGAAAAGAAAAAAATATCTGCTTTAAATAAAAATGGATTAGTTCAATGACAAAAAGAAGAAATTGAAAAATATAAAAAGAAAAAAGAAGAAAAGATTTTTCAAACTTCAGAATCTGGAACTATGTGAATAATGGATTATATTAATGAAAGTAACAATAAAACTCCAACCAAGTTTTATTTTGGAACAAATTCACATGTTGCTAAAGCTATAAAAGATGATTTAGTTTCAGTTTCATTAACTAGAATTAATTCAGATATTAATGTTGGTCAAACTTTTAATATAAACAGTTTTGATAAAAACTTTACAACTTTTACATTTGAAGCTGAACATAATAATAAAATTAGTGATGCTGTTACTGCTATTTTTCATGCAACCGATTTTATCAATAATGATATTAATCCAGTTAACTTATTAGAATCTAGTCAAAAAGAAAAATATAAAGATGCTGGGATATTTGCTGATTTTGCTGTTATTGAAATAGATTTTGAAAAACTACTAAAGACTGATAATTACAAACGCTCTATTTGAAATGAAAAAACAGAAATTTCGTCTAAATCACCAACTAATCAAGATGAATTAATTAAAATGATTACTAATGATTATTCAAATAGTGAACAAAAAATTCAATTTGAATCTAATTCACTACTAGATCAAACGTTTTATAATACTTTTGATAGAAAGCTTGATTTTAACCATAATAAATCTGAAGATATACAAAAATATAAAGATCTAAATAGTTTTTATATTTTAGGTTATCCGTCTTCAAAAGAAGATCATTATTTAGAAAAATATTATGATCAAAAACAATTAGATTATCAAAAATATGACTTTTCATTATGAGTAAATAGTGAGTATAAATATTATAAAAACATAGTCAAAAAAGAAGGTTATACTAGTTCTTTTAAAGATTATGAATTAGATAAAGGAAACTTTTTATCATATCAAATCGGATATAGATCATTTATTGATAAACCAGGATTAACTGATGCATTTTTAGCAGCTCATAGAATCGGTAATGATTTATACACACTTTATGATAAAGATAAAAAAGAAGTTAAACGCTATTTTAATTATGGATTAGAAATACTACCAAGATTTTATGCTCCAAGTGGTGGAGCTAGTGGGTCTAGTGTTAGAACAAAAGACAATAAATTAATTGCAGTATTTCATGCAGCAAATTATGTTGCAAAAACTGGGTTAGCTGCAACATTTAGATCTAATGGTTATGATTATAAGAATTTATTTGGTAATTATAAATTAGGTCAATATGATTTAATTTATGGTGGTGGAAAAGATCAAATTAGTGGTAGATCTTATAGAGAAGTTATGCAAAAATTATATAAAGATAAAAAGAGTGCATTATTTGCTAATGGGTTTAACGAAATTCCTGAAAGTTTTAAATTTAATAATTAATAAAACAAAATAAAATATGAAAAATCCTTTAGCTAGTACTAAAGGATTTTTTAACTTAGATTTGATGTTGAATATATAAAAGAATTACTTTAAAATATCTAAGTTAATATATTGATCATATTAAATTTAATTTTGTGTTTAAGTTTTTTAATTTTTTATAATAATATAAATTAAATAAAAAATAGCTATTATATTAATTTTTAAGGAGAACAATAGTGTATTTTGTAAAAAAGAAAAAGAATAAAATTCTAGTGTATGCTTTATTAGCTAGTTTAATTACTTCTTTATCATTTGGTTCAGTTATATATTATTCATTTTCAGATGCAAATATTTCATTTGAAACTTCATCAAATGGAATAACTGATGCTGAATTAACTCCAGTTAATAATGCAACAAATGATGCTATTATTTCAAATAGAGATAATAAATTAAAACCAAGTCCTGAAAAAATTATTAAAGAATCTGAAAAACAAGAACCAAATAAACTAATAATTCCTAAAAAAGAAGAAAAGGAAATAAAAGAAGTAGCAAAACCTGAAATAAAACCAGAAATTATAAGACCAGAAACTTTAAAACCAAAACCAAGTCCAACTAGACTAAAAACTAAAATTACAATTAATGGAGTAACAGTTGATGCTGAAATTGAAGCTCCGCCTGGTTTTGTTGTTCAACCAAATGACAAAAGAAGAAATATAGCAAATCCAACAAAACCTTATCAAAATCATATAGTTGAAAAAATACTAAGTATTGAAGTAACAAATGAGTTAAGAAATAGTGTTATTAAAGATTCACTATCTGGTGGTGAGGGTTATGATAAAGGTGCTGGATTATTTAAAAATACACTAACAAATGTTATTAGTAGAGAAATTGATGAAAATAAAGGTGATATTCATAAAGCTTTAGAAAGTCTTGAAGCAATTTCAAATCAAAATTCTAACTTTTTTAATTCAAGTATTGAACGTTATAAAAGATTATTAGATTCAGATAAAGTAATAGAATATTTAAAACCTGATGCTAAAGTTCAATATCCTAAATTAAAAGGTGAGTTTAAAACTAAAACTCAAGAATATTTATGATTAATTCATAATTTAGATCAATCTAAATTTACAAAAATTGCATCAACTTCAGAAAAATATTTAAAAGAAGGTTTAACAATTTCACCAAGAAGCGCATTTATTAATGAGAATGGAGAAATTGATTCTCATGGATGAGGACCTCCTGATGCATATAATAGTGTAACTTCAAGATTACAAAGAGATAATTCAACTTATAGAGTTTTTGATTATGATCAATATTATAATAGATCATCAGATAGGATAGAAAATGGAACTTATCCTGGTTGAACTAAAACTGATGTAACTAATGAATTTACTTCTAGTTTTGGTTTTAAAAAAGGTGATGGAATCACAATTAGTAGATTAAAAAGAGATAAGCAAACTAATGTTGAAGGAAAAATTAATTCAGGTTTAGTTTTAGAATTAGATGTTTCAAATCCTACTGCTTATCAAAAATCTAAAGAATTAATAGAAAAATTTAAATCAAATCCAGAAAAAATTACTTCTTATAGAATTAAAAATATGGGTGAAATTAGTTCTGATCAAAAATTTATAGATATTTTATCAGCACTACCTGATGAAATTCCTCAATTAGAATTATTCTTTTCAGATAAAGCAACAAATACAGCTAGTTTAATTGCTTTAGAAAATAAAAAAATTAAAGAATTATCATTATATACAAATGGAAATTCATTAAAAAATTCTTGATCATATAACCCATTAGCTTTAAGAAATACTACTTGAATAAATACAATTGATTATAATGTTAGTGCTGAATATCCAAGTAATGCAAAAATATCAACTAGAATTACTTTTAACACTTTAGCATTTGATCAAATTGATTTTAAAGATAATAAATATGACAGAATTAATGATGGTTTAAGAATGGTTTATTATGCAAGAAATAATGAGCCATTTTTCCAAGGAGCCTATGGTCCAGGATTAAGTCCTGATCAAGCATTAGGTGATAATAGTTATCCAACTGGATTAGATTTTTCAAGAGTAAAAGGAATTAAATCATTAAAAGGACTAAGATTTGATGATGAATATAATTCATCAAATAAACCCAGAAAAATTGCTGAATTAACATTGTTTAATGATCAAAATTATTTTGAAATCTCAGCTGATGAATTAAATGATGCAAACTTAGAACATTTATCAACTGGACAAAATAATCCAATTAAACCAAAAATTAAATTTAGTAATGGTAGTGATACTGTAAAAATAAGAATTACAGGAACTACTATAACAGACCAAGCTCGACAAAATTTAGAAAAATACTTTGAATATAGTGATAGTTTAAAGGCTAATAATAAACAAATTGAAGTAGAAAATACTAATAGTGAGCTTGCAAACAAATTAAAAGGTTGAGGTTATAATGTTAGTCAAGCCTCAAATAAACAATTTACTTAAAAAACTATAAATTTATGAAAAAATGAAATAAATTATTAACACTACTATCTTTATCAAGTTTAGCTTTACCTTTAACTTTATTAGTTAGTTGTACTCCAGCTAATAAAAAAGCAATTACTAAATCTATAAATGATAAAGAATTTGTCGATTTAATTAATTCAATTAAAACTGAAGATGATCTTTTAAAATATGCAGATATTAAGTTTAAAAATTCTTTAGGATCTTATATTAATAAAGCTGATGTTATTCCTACAAAATTAGAAAAAAATCAAATTGAAATTACATTTAAAGATCAATATAAAAATCAAATTGATTCTGAAGTTGTAAATGTAATTACTAATAAAAGTAATGGATTTGCAACTATAAATGAAACTACACTTTATGTTGAATTTAAAAATAATAAAACAAATAAAACTAAATCTGTTAATTTTAAAGTTACTGGATTAAATAAAAATAATACATATGATGCTTCTGGAAATGTTATAAGTAATGGATTAGATTATTTTAATGGAGAAGCTGGTTATGTTTCATATACTAAAAAAGATCAAAAACAAAGATTTGAATTTGATAATAAAAAATATGTTAAAGCATTAGAAAATCAGGTTAATAACGGTTCAACTATTGATTTAAAAACATATAGAAATTTAGATACTAAACAAGAACATAAAGAAAAATTTGATAAATTAGCAAAAGAAAATAATTTTGATAGTTATTATAATGCTGCAATTAAGGGATTTACTTTACCTGTTTATAATGAAAAAGGTGAAGTTAGTGGGTTACAAATTAATGATGCACCTGAAGTTAATAAAGGACCTTCAGTAATTGATTCACTAGGAAGAGATCAATTTAAAACTAATGGTTTAGCTAGAACTATTCCAAATGAAGTTTATAAAACAGCCGCGATTCAAACTTATCAAGTAACTTTTAATTGATGAAAAGACTATAGTGAAGAAATAGAACAGGCTCAAGAATATATTGATTTATTTACTTCTTGAACTGAAGATCAAGTTAAAAATTATGTCGATAGACAATTGCATCAATTAGAATTAAATTTTAAAGATGATACTAGAGAAATAGAAAAACAATTAAAAGAAACACCAAGTGATAGAGAAGGTATTATAAAGACTTTAAATGAGCAAAAAGATAAAATAGAAGCTAAGTATAAAAAAGATTTAGATAAATTTAATAAATTAGACAAAAAAGGTCTAATTGATTGACAGCAAAAAGAGATAGAAGAATATAAAAAGAAAAAGAATCAAACTACTTTAAGAGCATCTGAATCTGGAACTATGTGAATAATGGATTATATTGATGAAAATAATCCAACTAAGTTTTATTTTGGAACAAATTCTCACGTTGCTAAAGCAATAAAAGATAATCTAGTTTCATTTTCTTTAACTAGACTTAATTCAGATATTAGTGTTGGTCAAACATTTAATTTAAATGGGTTTGATAAAAACTTTACTAAATTTGTTTTTGAAAAAAATGAAAATGGAACTAAATTAAATGACGCAGTTTCAGCAATTTTTCATGCAACTGATTTTATAAAAGATGATAGTAATCCACTTAAATATCTTGAACAGTCTCAAAAAGAGAAATACAAAGAAGCTGGAATATTTGCAGATTTTGCTGTTATTGAAGTCGATTTTTCAAAACTTTTAAATAATTCAAACTACAAATATTCAATTTGAAGTGAATCTAAGGAAATATCTAATCAATATCAAAATAAAAAAGAAGATTTAATTAGCTTAATTACTAATAATTATGCTAAAAGTAATAATAAAATTCAATTTGAGTCTGAATCATTGTTAGATGACAATAAGTATAAAACATTTGATAGAAAACTAGATTTTAATCCAAATATAGATAGTGAAGTAAAAGAATATACTGATTTAAATAGTCTTTATATTTTAGGATATCCAATAGCAGTTGAAGATTATTATTTAGATAAATATGAAGATTATAAACAATTACAAAATAGAGAATATGATTATTCTTTATGAGTAAATAGTGAATATAAATATTATAAAAACCTAGTTAAAAAAGAAGGAACTCCAAGTTCATTTAAAGAATATGAAACAAACAAAGGTAACTTCTTTTCATATCAAATAGGATATAGATCATTTATAGATAAACCTGGATTAACTGATGCTTTTTTAGCAGTTCATAGAATTGGTAAAAAATTATATACATTAGATAATAATGACAAACCTAAAAAATACTTTAATTATGGATTAGAAATATTACCAAGATTTTATGCTCCAAGTGGTGGAGCATCTGGATCTAGTGTTAGAACAAAAGATAACAAGTTATTAGCAGTATTTCACGCAGCAAATAATTCAGCAAAGACTGGATTAGCAGCTGTTTTTAGATCTCATGGTAAAGATTATAATAACTTATTTGGTAAATATAATCTAGGTCAGTATGATTTAATTTATGGTGGTGGAAAAGACCAAGTTGAAGGTAGATCATATAGAGAAGTTTTAAAACAGAAATATAAAGACAAAAACTTTAAATCTGCTTTATTTAAAGATGGTTTTGATAAAATACCTGATCAATTTCAATTTAAAAATAACTAGTAATAAACTTAATATCCTTTAGATTTTTATCTAAAGGATTTTTTTTATATTGAATTATTTAATAAATATAACTTGTAAAAAAATATAAATTTTAATTAAAAGTTACTAAAACTATTATGTTTTTAGTAACCTTTTTATAATGATATAATCAATATTGATATAGATTTTAAGGAGTTGAAAGTGTGCATTTTTTAAAGAAGAAGAAAAATAAAATTTTAACATTAGTATTAGTTGCTAGTTTAGCTACTTCTCTTTCTTTTGGTTCAGTAATTTATTATTCATTTTCTGATGCAAATATTTCATTTGATACATCATCAAATGGAATAACTGATGCTGAATTAGCTCCAATTAATAATGCAACAAATGATGCAGTAGTTTCAAATAGAGATAATAAATTAAAACCAAGCCCTAAAGAAGAAATTAGAAAAACTGATAGTACTGAAAAATTAGTAATACCTACTGTTAGAAAAGATGATAAAGTAACTGATGCTGCAAAACCTGAATTTAAACCAGAAATTAGAAAACCAGATAGTTCTAATATAAAACCAAGAGTAAGTAGATCAACAAGAACCATTGTAATTAGTGGTGTTGAAGTTGAAGCTGAAGTAGAAGGCCCACCTGGATTTCATGTTCATGAAGAAGATAAAAGAAGAGGAATTTCTAATCCTAAAAAACCTTATCAAAATCAATCGGTTGGAAAAATTCTTAATGTTAAAGTAACAGATGATTTAAGAAGAGGTGTTATTAAAGAATCATTAACTGGTGGAGAAGGTTATGATAGTGGGGCTGCTTTATTTAATAACAGTTTGTTTAACGTATTTGATAAAGATTTATCTAATACTAATGATGTAGAAAAAACTCTAGAAGAATTAGAAGCTGTTGCAAACCAGAACGCTTCAGTTTATGAAAATACTTTAGAACGTTATAAAAGATTATTAGATTCAGATAATGTTGTTAACTTTTTAAAAGAAGGTGCTAAAGAAAAATACGAAGAATTAAAACCAAAATTTAAAACAAACAAACAAAGATATATTTGATTAATTGCAAATTTAGATAAAAATAAATTTACAAAAATTGCTTCAACTTCAGAAAAATACTTAGCACAAGGTCTAACAATTTCACCAAGAAGTGCATTTATTAATGAAAAGGGTGAAATTGATTCAAATGGTTGAGGACCACCTAATGAATTTAATACTGTAACTTCAAGAATTCAAAATGATAATTCTAACTATAGAACTTTTAGTTATGATACTCCATATAATAGACCATCTGATTCTATTGAAAGTGGAAATTATCCTGGATGAACTAAAAAAGATGTGACAAGTACTTATACTAAGGATTATGGTTTTGAAGAAGGAAAAGGAATCACTATTAGTGAATTAACTAGAGATAAACCAACCACTGCTAAAGATAAAATTAATAAAGGATTAGTTTTAGAAATTGATGCTTCAAAAGATTATGCATATGGTAAAACTAAAGAATTAATTAAAAAATTTAAAGAAAAAAATCAAAAAATCACTTCTTATAGAATTAAAAATATGGGAGAAAAAGATTCAGCTCAAAACTTTATAGAAATTCTTTCTGAACTTCCAGAACATATTCCTCAATTAGAACTATTCTTTTCAGATAAAGCAACAAATACAGCTAGTTTAATCGCTTTAGAAAATAAAAAGATTGATGATTTATCATTATATACAAACGGTAATTCACTAAGAAGATCTTGATCATATAATCCACTTGCTTTAAAAAATACAGCTTGAATTAATACAATTGATTATAATGTTAGTGCTGAATATTCTAAACATGAAACAATAAGTACTAGAATTACTTTTAACACTTTAGCATTTGATGCAATTGACTATAAAACTGATGGAGATTATTCAAGAATTAATGATGGTTTAAGAATGGTTTATTATGCAAGAAACAATGAGCCATTTTTCCAAGGGGGATTTGGTCCTGGACTAAGTCCTGATAAATCATTAGGAGAAAATAGTTATCCAACAGGATTAGATTTTACAAGAATACCAAAAATTAGATCACTAAGAGGATTAAGATTTGATGATGAGTATAATTCATCAAATAGATCGAGAAAAATTACAGAATTAACTTTATATAATAATAGTTCAGGATTTGATATATCAGTTGAAGAACTAAATAATGCAAACTTAGAACATTTATCAACAGGGGAAGGAAATCCTGAAAAACCAAAAATTTATTTCAGTAATGGTAATCAAACAACAAGTATTAAAATAACTGGTAAAGGTACATTAAATGAATCTGGAAGATATTATCTAAGTAAATACTTTGAATATGGTGACAGTTTTAAAGGAAGACCACACCTAGTTGAAGTAGAATCTGGAGCTACTGAATTACAAAACCAATTAAGACAATGAGGATTTAATGTATCTGTATCTAATGGAAGAGAATTTACATAATAAAAGGAAGTAATATTTTATGAAACGTGTGAATAAATTATTAGTATTATTATCTTCAACAACTTTAGCATTACCCTTAACTTTATTAGTTGCTTGTACTTCAACAAAACAAGCACCAAAATCTATTGATGATGATGAGTTTTTAAAAGTAGTTGATTCTATTAAATCTGAAGAAGATCTTTTAAAATATGCTGATCTTAAGTTTAAAGATTCTAGAGGTTCTTATATTAGTAAAGAAAATGTTGTACCTAATCAGTTAGAAAAAAGCCAAATTGAAATTACTTTTAAAGATAAATATAAAGGTCAAATTAATTCAAAAATTGTAAATATAAATGTTGATAATTCTAATGGATTTGCAATTGTAAATGACGCAATAATTTTTGTAGAATTTGAAAATAACAAAACAGGTAAAAAACAGCCTATAAATTTTAAAATTACTGGATTAAATAAAAATAACACAGTTGATGCTTCTGGCAATAGACAAACTAATAGTCTTAAAGATTTTGGTGGTGCTGAAGGATTTAAAGCATACACTGAAATGAATCAAAAAGATAGATTTAAATTTGATAATAAAAAATATGTTGAAAAATTAGAAGGTCAAATTGGTCATGGTGAAAAACCTATTGATTTAAAATCGTATAGAGGATTAGATACAACTCAAGAAAATATTAAAAAATTTGATGAGAAGGCTAATAATAGTAATTTTGATACGTACTATAATGCTGCAATTAAAGGTTTTACTTTACCAGTTTATGATGAAAAAGGTTCAGTAAAAGGCTTACAAATTAATGATGGTCCTGAAGTTAATAAAGGACCTTCGGTTGTTGATTCACTAGGAAGAGATCAGTTTAAAACTAATGGTTTAGCTAGAACTATACCAAATGAAACATATAAAACCGCTGCTATTCAAACATTTCAAGTAGATTTTACTGGTTGAAAAGATTATGCTGCTGAAATTGAAGAAGCTGAAGATAATATTAAATTATTCAATTCCTGAAATGAACAACAAATTAAGAATTATCTTGATCAACAACTAAAACAATTAACGTTAAACTATGAAGATGAAACTAGACAAATAGACAAAAAACTTTCTGAAAATTCAACTGAATATGAAACAATAATAAAAAACTTAAACGATCAAAAAAATAAATTAAAAGAAGAATACGATAAAAAATATAAAGAAATATCTGAATTAACAAAAGAGAAATTAGTTGAATGACAAACAAAAGAAATTGAAGAATATAAGAAAAAAAGTAAAGAAAATAAATACCAAACTTCTGAATCTGGAACTATGTGAATAATGGATTATTTAAAAGAAGATAACAATAATAATCCAACAAAATTTTATTTTGGAACAAATTCACATGTTGCTAAAGCGATTAAAGATGATTTAGTTTCATTTTCTTTAACAAGAATTAATGACAATATAAAAGTAGGTCAAACATTTGACTTAAATGGATTTGATAAAAACTTTACAAAATTTTCATTTACTCCTAAAAATGGCAAAAAGATTAGTCAAGCAGTTAGCGCAATATTTCATGCAACTGATTTTATAAAACAAGATAGTAATCCTTTAAAACTACTTACAAATGGACAAGAAAAAACATATAAAGATGCAGGAATATATGCTGATTTTGCAGTTATTGAAATTGATTTTGACAAACTATTAAATGAAAGTGATTATTCTCGCTCTATTTGAAGTGAATCTAAAGATATTTCACACAATTATGAAAAAAATAAAGATAAATTAATTTCAGATATTACTAATAAATATGCAAGTAATACTGATAAGCAAGTTAAGTTTGTTTCTAACTCTTTATTAGAAAATGAAAATTATAATAAATTTGATAGACCTCTTGATTTTGATCCTAATAAACCTGAAGAAGTTAAAAAATATGAAGAATTAGAAAGTATTTATATTTTAGGATATCCAACCGCTAATGAAGATTATTATTTAGATCAATACGAAGATCATAAACAAATAGAAAGAAAAAGATACGATTTTTCACTATGAGTAAATAGTGAATATAAGTATTATAAAAAACTAAGCAAAAAAGAAGGAACAACTAGTTCATTTAATGAATATGAAACTAAAAAAGGAAACTTCTTTTCATATGAAATCGGGTATAGATCATTTATTGATAAACCTGGATTAACTGATGCTTTTTTAGCTGCACATAGAGTTGGTAGAAAATTATATTCATTACCTGTAGATAATAATGGTAAATCTAAAAAATACTTTAACTATGGTTTAGAATTTTTACCAAGATTTTATGCACCAGCTGGTGGAGCTAGTGGATCTAGTGTTAGAACAAAAGATAATAAATTATTAGCTGTATATCATGCATCTAATAATGTTGCAAAAACTGGATTAGCAGCTGCATTTAGATCAAATGGTTATGACTATAAAGAATTGTTTGGTAAGTATAACTTAGGACAATATGATCTAATTTATGGTGGTGGAAAAGATCAAGAAAAAGATAAATCTTATAGAGAAGTATTATTAAAGAAATATCCAGATAAGAAAAGTGCTTTGTTTGCTAGTGGATTTAAAGAAGATAATATTCCTGAAGAATTTAAATTCAAAACACAAGCCAAATAAATAAATAAATATTAATAAA
This genomic window from Mycoplasma mycoides subsp. capri contains:
- the mip gene encoding Ig-specific serine endopeptidase MIP; the protein is MKRVNKLLVLLSSTTLALPLTLLVACTSTKQAPKSIDDDEFLKVVDSIKSEEDLLKYADLKFKDSRGSYISKENVVPNQLEKSQIEITFKDKYKGQINSKIVNINVDNSNGFAIVNDAIIFVEFENNKTGKKQPINFKITGLNKNNTVDASGNRQTNSLKDFGGAEGFKAYTEMNQKDRFKFDNKKYVEKLEGQIGHGEKPIDLKSYRGLDTTQENIKKFDEKANNSNFDTYYNAAIKGFTLPVYDEKGSVKGLQINDGPEVNKGPSVVDSLGRDQFKTNGLARTIPNETYKTAAIQTFQVDFTGWKDYAAEIEEAEDNIKLFNSWNEQQIKNYLDQQLKQLTLNYEDETRQIDKKLSENSTEYETIIKNLNDQKNKLKEEYDKKYKEISELTKEKLVEWQTKEIEEYKKKSKENKYQTSESGTMWIMDYLKEDNNNNPTKFYFGTNSHVAKAIKDDLVSFSLTRINDNIKVGQTFDLNGFDKNFTKFSFTPKNGKKISQAVSAIFHATDFIKQDSNPLKLLTNGQEKTYKDAGIYADFAVIEIDFDKLLNESDYSRSIWSESKDISHNYEKNKDKLISDITNKYASNTDKQVKFVSNSLLENENYNKFDRPLDFDPNKPEEVKKYEELESIYILGYPTANEDYYLDQYEDHKQIERKRYDFSLWVNSEYKYYKKLSKKEGTTSSFNEYETKKGNFFSYEIGYRSFIDKPGLTDAFLAAHRVGRKLYSLPVDNNGKSKKYFNYGLEFLPRFYAPAGGASGSSVRTKDNKLLAVYHASNNVAKTGLAAAFRSNGYDYKELFGKYNLGQYDLIYGGGKDQEKDKSYREVLLKKYPDKKSALFASGFKEDNIPEEFKFKTQAK